A single Syngnathus acus chromosome 8, fSynAcu1.2, whole genome shotgun sequence DNA region contains:
- the LOC119126291 gene encoding keratin, type I cytoskeletal 13-like: MTTRSYMSSSRISSLGGANMSTGSVYGGAGGSGVKISQIGFGGGSMYGGAGGSGIHVSRISSTMGGAGGFNLDGAIDISANEKFTMQNLNDRLASYLEKVRRLEAANADLELKIKNFLASQSGPATHDWTTFFARIRDLQAGIQNGARSNAALILAIDNAKLASDDFRVKYENELGMRQVAEADAAGLKRVLDELTISRTDLEMQVEGLQEELIYMKRNHEEDLIALRSQISGNVNVEVDAAPQQDLSTVLAGIREHYENVAANNRRDLDNWFQAKSAELNKEVTVNLQTTKSEMTELRRTFQNLQIQLQAEFSQKAVLEATLAETQARYSAMLQGYQRQVSALEEQLAQLRTEVENQKIQYAELLDMKTRLEMEISEYRRLIDGEGVNTNKNSRVVIVQEVHTTSSR, from the exons atgACGACCCGCAGCTATATGTCATCGTCCCGCATCAGCAGCTTGGGTGGCGCCAACATGAGCACCGGCAGCGTATACGGCGGCGCAGGCGGTTCTGGGGTCAAAATCTCCCAGATTGGCTTCGGAGGCGGCAGCATGTATGGTGGCGCTGGCGGTTCCGGGATCCACGTCTCCAGAATCAGCTCGACCATGGGCGGCGCAGGTGGCTTCAATCTGGACGGCGCCATCGACATCTCCGCCAACGAGAAGTTCACCATGCAGAACTTGAACGACAGGCTGGCGAGCTATCTGGAGAAGGTGCGCAGACTGGAGGCAGCCAATGCAGATCTGGAGCTCAAGATCAAGAACTTCCTTGCAAGCCAAAGTGGTCCTGCGACCCATGACTGGACCACCTTCTTTGCGCGAATCAGAGATCTGCAGGCTGGG ATCCAAAATGGCGCTCGTTCCAACGCCGCCCTGATTCTTGCCATCGACAACGCCAAGCTGGCCTCAGACGACTTCCGCGTCAA GTATGAGAACGAGCTGGGTATGCGCCAGGTGGCCGAGGCCGATGCGGCTGGCCTGAAGCGGGTTCTGGATGAGCTGACCATAAGTCGCACCGACTTGGAGATGCAGGTGGAGGGTCTGCAGGAGGAACTTATTTACATGAAGAGGAACCATGAAGAG GACCTCATCGCCCTGCGGTCCCAGATATCTGGAAACGTCAACGTGGAGGTGGACGCCGCCCCTCAGCAGGACCTCTCCACCGTCTTGGCTGGAATACGAGAGCATTACGAGAATGTCGCTGCAAATAACCGCAGAGACCTGGACAACTGGTTCCAGGCCAAG TCCGCCGAGCTCAACAAAGAAGTGACGGTGAACCTGCAGACGACCAAGAGCGAGATGACCGAACTGCGTAGAACTTTCCAGAACCTGCAGATCCAACTGCAGGCGGAGTTCAGCCAG AAAGCGGTTCTGGAGGCAACGCTGGCCGAGACGCAAGCTCGCTATTCTGCCATGTTGCAAGGCTACCAGAGGCAGGTGTCGGCTTTGGAAGAGCAGCTGGCGCAGCTCAGGACTGAAGTGGAGAACCAGAAGATCCAGTACGCCGAGCTTCTGGACATGAAGACACGGCTGGAAATGGAGATTTCAGAGTATCGCCGCCTGATAGACGGAGAGGGCGTCAA CACCAACAAAAACTCTCGGGTCGTCATCGTGCAGGAGGTCCACACCACAAGCAGCAGATGA